A region from the Bactrocera dorsalis isolate Fly_Bdor chromosome 1, ASM2337382v1, whole genome shotgun sequence genome encodes:
- the LOC125775904 gene encoding uncharacterized protein LOC125775904: MKRHLQKDHSDIYDDKRAKIESSEVSKNDKRIKFTVEMSVNEVVNSCITLLTKQSVPLSHFDSEPFNTLTNPIFDGLHIPKINSRNILHHLKDQCDNLKNNIRNLTKNKILCLKMDTATRHDRAILGVNVQIITSNKLEIFTLAMLELKQKHTAQYLTTKIENVLKSFNIDKAQVYAVTTDNGRNMVKAVELLSLHSDDEESDSEIEDNYESIVCNVRFENIISIKCAAHTLQLAVKDFLDNLNTNVVNKSRNCVKYLRTPAYR, translated from the coding sequence ATGAAAAGACATTTACAAAAGGACCATAGTGATATATATGATGACAAAAGGGCTAAAATAGAAAGCAGTGAAGTAAGCAAAAAcgataaaagaattaaatttaccGTTGAAATGTCCGTGAATGAAGTTGTTAATTCATGCATCACTTTGTTAACTAAACAATCAGTGCCCTTGTCACATTTTGATAGTGAGCCATTTAATACATTAACAAACCCAATATTTGATGGTCTAcatattccaaaaataaacTCAAGAAATATTTTACACCATTTGAAAGATCAGTgtgataacttaaaaaataatataagaaatttaacaaaaaataaaatactttgctTAAAAATGGATACAGCTACTCGCCACGATCGGGCTATTTTGGGTGTAAATGTGCAAATAATCACATCCAATAAACTTGAAATATTCACACTAGCCATGCTTGAATTGAAACAGAAACATACTGCGCAATATTTAACcactaaaattgaaaatgttttgaaaagtttcaataTAGATAAAGCGCAAGTTTATGCAGTAACCACTGATAACGGCAGGAATATGGTGAAAGCGGTGGAGCTGTTATCATTGCATAGTGATGACGAAGAAAGTGACAGTGAAATAGAAGATAATTACGAAAGTATTGTGTGTAATGTAagattcgaaaatattatttctattaaatgTGCTGCCCACACATTACAGTTAGCTGTTAAAGACTTTTTAGATAACTTAAATACAAATGTAGTGAATAAGTCACggaattgtgtaaaatatttgagaacacCTGCATATCGGTAA